Genomic segment of Clupea harengus unplaced genomic scaffold, Ch_v2.0.2, whole genome shotgun sequence:
ACTGATCTGTGGTCCAGTCTGAcccctcatctctgcagtctgcagtccaGGCCCAGACCAGCTGTAGTCCAGAAAGTCACCCTCTGCCTCACagtgtagtgttgcattgcttaGGCAGGTGATCTTTGCTTTAGTGACAGGGTCTACAACGAACCGATGAAATGTAACAAAAGTATTGAGACATTATGAGGGAGGCgagtaataataatgttaataataataataatgttattatagGTGTCTGATAACATgcaaaggatccctacagaaatagacctgtgtctgtttacctcaataactgtagaCACTTCAGAGAATGACTGTTCCCCTTTCAGAATGTGCTATTATGTGTATAGAGCTTGTTGTGCTTACCAGTTACTTCAACTCTGTGCTTTCTGATGATTAACTTTCCTTGAATTATCATTACTGCGTCATACAATCCACTGTCATCTTTGGTCAGATGTATAATGGTCACATCCCCAGCTTTTACGTCCAACTTAATCCGCCCCTTGAATTTTAAATATTCACTGACGTTCCCAGCCTTATTGTCCCACTCCACCATCTTGTTGCCATTGTGCCTCCACAGAATgttttctatctctccttcaaCCAGGGGCTGTAATGTGACTCTTCTATTAGTTGCAACATTGATGGTTTTTGAGAATGCACCTGAAAAGAACGAGTATAAGAAATTATTTGGTGTCAAATATGCACTTATTATGAAGCCAATGTTTGATGAGAAATAACTGTTTCATGCTATtgttaaacaaacacagaaaatacaAGTAAAAACTTCCACAGCTGTAGTTTTGGCAAATGTGGTAAATCAGTTGCCCTTTATTGGAGATGGGCAGCACAAAGCCTAGGGGATATACAGTATCATTTAATCACTCAGAATACTTTTAAATAATACAATTTCCATATAAGATACATTTCTTTGACTGTTTGTGGCTACTCAGTTGTTAAAAGGGTTAACCTTTAGCCAACCTTGATGGCcttgctccctatgtagatactaagggctcattctaagctatcGGAAACGCACCACTTTGTAGTTACAGGcggattatacactaatgaaattCCTTTTCTGCTAATACATAGATCACCCTAAACCCTatatactgcacctttaaggaaaAACTACCAGCTTTTAACTACCACCAATGAAACTTGTGGCCAGggaagaacccattacattttggagcggATCCGAATGACAGGGCAGGTCTACGAATTGAGTTTCACTTTCATTAACATTGAGAGATACGGCATTTGGCCTCAGCGGAGGCCTGCACTCTACAAGTGCCCTTATAGTTGAAAACATCAACAGTCAACAGATATTCCACATTGCCCTCAAAACCTAGAAAGTCATTGTATTAAATTGACAGCAGAGGGCACATCCCCTTGCTGACTGGCACGTACGTTTACTATAATGCCTTGTATAggtacagtctgcgattctgcATGCACTTTTTGTCTAATTCCGCAATTTAGTGTAAAATAGGTCAAAATACAAATAtgtcttgtatattttatatatgtttataaagtaatgcaattaaataaaatgattatATGAAATACATCAGTAATTATATTGGTTATTTGGTTTTGTAATAAATTCATTGTTGAGCACTCGTGTCATGTGACATTAAGTGTgaggtctctctcttttgtacATTAAATGATTCAGCTACCTAACTTCTGTGATTTCTAAAAAGTCCAATTTCAAATAAAGCTATAACAACAGTTTAACAAGAGCTGCCTGAACCTACCAGACAGATGAGCAAAGTGAAAGCGAATTAAATGACGAGAACCATTAAGACCATTAAGATTTCACATTTCCCAGTTTAAAGTAAcaatatgcaacaattttacgataaaataacagcttcaaaatcattttagtGGTAtactgacttgtaatacggagGATGGCGTTTGTGTcactgccacagcacacctGGTGCGCCCGGtattgtaacttgtaactttgGGGCCTAAGACCTCTTGCCAGAACTCCATAATGATTCATTGCACCACTTGAcgcaacaactagacccatgccCTAGGTATAAGAGGAAGCTAGGGAAGTATTCTCTGTATGaccatcatggcagaggcgtcGAAGAAACCACGGAAGACGTTTCTTAAGGATAGGAGggtaaaaagaaagagacatgaACAAAAGTCAGTCTCAGACTGGCTTTTACTCAGATGCCGAGCTGCCCAtctttctgttggactggtCAGCAATAACTTATTAACTGTCTTGTTATGTCTATGGCATAATTTGGCAAAATTTGCACTTGCTTGTGgctgttaggaaagttgtcgactcgctagttttcatcataaacatccctgccaatgttatttatgaaagaatgctACGTGGGCTGTAACCGTATCGgcctcatccctgtctcactgagatttgcagtttttccagatgccctaAGTCATCgacctgtcctgtctcaggctagcatccaataCATTCATCTCAcatcaaaaagtttgatcatgGCTTCTGCCTTTGTTTTTGCCAGTTCCATATCctgcagcttgtcaacaaatacacatgtgcacTGTCCATTAAGAGGTCTCGAAGCATGCTTTGTATTCAGGGCGGTAGTGTTAAAGTGAGCTGCACtctgcaactttagggggagctcagtagcaaaaaaataCCAAGTCTTGCGTAATGGGGATATAAAATCGATCTCCAGACAGCAGTCTTTGACGCCCTATTTAAACCTTGGTTTAACAAACAAAGTCTGTTTTCTGCCATTCAAactgtaggtacacctggaattcatccattgtgtttgactttaataGTAACATGCGTATGGTTTCATCCGGAACCTACGTAAAACTTtccctgtcataaaaatgtaacctgatgcattCTTAACTACGCCCCCTGAGCGGGGACAATAGGAACGTCTTTacagatgttctctctctctccctcccggcaTCGACCGAGGAGCACCTCTCTttgacctctcctcacctccaggcatcgcctgcacacaactctctttgttctctcgcaaCAAAGAGAACTCATTTttgtcttacggccgacacacgcctaagatctctcatcagtcaacgaactgctaagtgagacgaagtaagtttagcgaaagcagctaacattagacctgctagctaaattgcaAAGGGAACAGCAACAGAATcgcatcacatgtatgttcgcgtacgtgcacacatgcacgcggaactgctgtgatcagacaaaggaacacacacagtctttctggCACGCTCCTAACAttgcaaccccgagctcacaagctcacacacacacacactccctccctgttacacatacacatactcctTCAATTCATGAATgtgttacatttagctagattacatattgtgtgttattttcttatcttgtgtaaataaatactttgattatatacgctggtctatttaatgttacacaagaatggacgttgccaacctcttctattcagaactccaatgaccttcaactatactattaaTAAgttaactttggttgtagttattcatttaattattaatcagagttcaaAATtcatagtataatatatttaatgagactgatatatttaatgagactgatttgtggattatcattattttgaccaccgtggaggacactacactttctgtggcgccccctaggtgttcaacttaattgatctgcctttgtgttgaatggttgatgcctgtccaatcgggtgagattaccaaca
This window contains:
- the LOC122130244 gene encoding uncharacterized protein LOC122130244 isoform X2 gives rise to the protein MTERFPKMRIIFCFIFTLFYGAFSKTINVATNRRVTLQPLVEGEIENILWRHNGNKMVEWDNKAGNVSEYLKFKGRIKLDVKAGDVTIIHLTKDDSGLYDAVMIIQGKLIIRKHRVEVTDPVTKAKITCLSNATLHCEAEGDFLDYSWSGPGLQTAEMRGQTGPQISKENQDSVYTCVVNNPEIISSFYV
- the LOC122130244 gene encoding CD48 antigen-like isoform X1 gives rise to the protein MTERFPKMRIIFCFIFTLFYGAFSKTINVATNRRVTLQPLVEGEIENILWRHNGNKMVEWDNKAGNVSEYLKFKGRIKLDVKAGDVTIIHLTKDDSGLYDAVMIIQGKLIIRKHRVEVTDPVTKAKITCLSNATLHCEAEGDFLDYSWSGPGLQTAEMRGQTGPQISKENQDSVYTCVVNNPVSNSSVTYHASDCFTSGDYFHFMI